A genomic region of Lachnoclostridium edouardi contains the following coding sequences:
- a CDS encoding amidohydrolase family protein — protein sequence MYDVLLTNAVVITMDEKRRVLENGAVGIENGKITFVGSTEEGLKQEAREVINCENHVVMPGFVDAHGHGGHSAFKSIVEDTSYWMPVMTHTYKNYITDEFWYNEGRLSALERLHAGVTTGVCVLGSQPRCDSPVPALNNAKAYAEVGVKDIVCTGPCHTPWPHRFSRYIDGERHMSEVSYETVLESLETVVSELNHANEDRTRAYVAPFGVVTSVDPSAPTPADRCVKLTDHDLYQAREMRRIAEKYSTRIHTDAFGGMIHLAYQDKENALLGPDVHLQHCTGLSMDETMILAKTDTHVSVAPGMRQMVNRTPVIELLELGATVAITTDGSMLTSGFDMFDAMKRAKMIFRRAMNDDYYLPSEKVLEMTTIDAAKCIGMEKEIGSLEVGKRADVIAINLMNPRLMPRINIIDTLVGNGHPSDVDLVLVDGKIMLRDGKAVAVDEKEVLLKAEQEALETAERAEHLHPFAWPKKPQWGQTKIYFDEERFNMEENRKDGGHY from the coding sequence ATGTATGATGTATTGCTGACTAACGCTGTAGTCATTACCATGGATGAGAAAAGGCGTGTGCTGGAAAACGGAGCCGTGGGAATTGAAAACGGAAAAATCACCTTTGTGGGAAGCACTGAGGAAGGGTTAAAACAGGAAGCCAGGGAAGTGATTAATTGTGAGAACCATGTAGTGATGCCAGGATTTGTGGACGCCCACGGACATGGAGGGCACTCTGCATTTAAATCTATTGTGGAAGATACTAGCTACTGGATGCCTGTAATGACTCACACTTATAAAAATTATATTACAGATGAATTTTGGTACAACGAGGGAAGGCTGTCAGCTTTGGAGCGGCTTCACGCAGGCGTCACCACAGGCGTGTGCGTGCTGGGGTCTCAGCCTAGATGCGACTCCCCTGTGCCTGCCCTAAATAATGCTAAGGCATATGCAGAAGTAGGAGTAAAGGATATTGTATGTACAGGTCCGTGCCACACTCCGTGGCCTCACCGCTTCAGCCGTTATATAGACGGGGAAAGACATATGAGTGAGGTCAGCTATGAGACGGTTCTGGAAAGTCTGGAGACAGTAGTTTCAGAGCTGAATCACGCCAATGAAGACAGAACAAGAGCTTATGTGGCTCCCTTTGGAGTTGTGACAAGCGTAGACCCATCTGCCCCCACGCCGGCAGACAGATGTGTGAAGCTGACTGACCATGACCTTTATCAGGCCAGGGAAATGAGAAGAATAGCAGAAAAATATAGCACCAGAATTCACACAGATGCATTTGGAGGAATGATTCACCTGGCATATCAGGACAAAGAAAACGCGCTTTTAGGTCCGGACGTTCATCTGCAGCACTGCACCGGCTTATCTATGGATGAAACTATGATTCTGGCCAAAACAGATACTCATGTCAGCGTGGCCCCGGGCATGAGGCAGATGGTCAACAGAACTCCTGTTATTGAGCTGTTAGAGCTGGGAGCCACTGTGGCTATTACTACAGACGGTTCTATGCTGACATCCGGCTTTGACATGTTTGACGCTATGAAGAGGGCGAAAATGATTTTCAGAAGGGCAATGAACGACGACTACTATCTGCCTTCAGAAAAGGTTTTAGAGATGACTACCATTGACGCGGCAAAATGTATTGGTATGGAAAAAGAAATCGGCTCCCTGGAGGTTGGAAAGAGAGCGGACGTAATCGCCATTAATCTGATGAACCCAAGACTGATGCCTAGAATCAATATTATTGACACATTAGTAGGCAACGGCCATCCTTCTGACGTGGATTTAGTTCTGGTAGACGGAAAAATTATGCTGAGGGACGGAAAGGCTGTGGCTGTGGATGAGAAAGAAGTGCTTTTGAAGGCAGAGCAGGAAGCTCTTGAAACTGCAGAAAGAGCAGAACATCTCCACCCATTTGCATGGCCGAAAAAGCCTCAGTGGGGACAGACAAAAATTTATTTTGACGAAGAACGTTTTAACATGGAAGAAAACAGAAAAGACGGCGGACATTATTAA
- a CDS encoding NUDIX hydrolase, with product MAKMTTLCYIEHDGKYLMLYRNKKENDINEGKWIGVGGHFEGTESPDECLIREVKEETGLTIFSYQFRGIITFIPKPGVVEYMCLYTADGYKGELKECDEGELRWVKKSEIENLNLWEGDRLFVELLRNDAPFFSLKLEYDGDRLAGAALDGRNLTEEKNKKTRRFPWGK from the coding sequence ATGGCAAAAATGACTACACTTTGTTATATTGAACACGACGGAAAGTATTTGATGCTTTACAGAAACAAAAAGGAAAATGATATTAATGAGGGAAAATGGATTGGCGTAGGCGGCCATTTTGAGGGCACAGAAAGCCCTGACGAATGTTTAATCAGAGAGGTTAAGGAGGAGACTGGGCTGACTATTTTTTCCTATCAATTCAGAGGCATTATTACCTTTATTCCTAAGCCGGGAGTAGTAGAATATATGTGTTTGTACACTGCTGACGGCTACAAGGGGGAGCTGAAGGAGTGCGATGAGGGAGAGCTTAGGTGGGTGAAAAAAAGTGAAATTGAGAACCTGAATCTTTGGGAAGGCGACAGGCTGTTTGTGGAGCTTTTAAGAAATGACGCTCCCTTTTTCTCTTTAAAGCTGGAGTACGACGGGGACAGACTGGCCGGGGCGGCCTTAGACGGAAGAAACTTGACGGAAGAGAAGAACAAAAAAACGCGGAGGTTTCCATGGGGAAAATAG
- a CDS encoding ABC transporter ATP-binding protein, producing MSNQEERLVEINHLKKYFHVNKGLLHAVDDVSFYINKGETLGLVGESGCGKSTTGRTLIRLLDADSGEVNFHGENVLAFNKSQMKTFREHVQMVFQDPYSCLNPRLSVFDLIAEPLTNMDEYRKDRKKLDARVRELMDVVGLSRRLINAYPHELDGGRRQRVGIARALSVNPEFIVLDEPVSALDVCIQAQIINLLKRLQQDLGLTYLFISHDLSVVKHISNRIGVMYLGKIVELSDYKSIFDNPLHPYTKALLSAIPIPKVGVDREQIILKGDVPSPVNLPGGCRFAGRCPYATELCKKEDPELINTGDDHFVACHLAGKV from the coding sequence ATGAGTAATCAGGAAGAAAGATTAGTAGAAATTAATCATCTGAAAAAATATTTCCATGTAAATAAAGGACTTCTCCATGCTGTAGACGACGTAAGCTTTTATATTAATAAGGGAGAAACATTAGGTCTTGTAGGAGAATCCGGATGTGGAAAATCCACTACAGGAAGAACCTTGATTCGCCTGTTGGACGCTGACAGCGGAGAGGTGAATTTCCATGGGGAGAATGTGCTGGCTTTTAACAAAAGTCAGATGAAAACATTCAGAGAACATGTACAGATGGTGTTTCAGGACCCATACTCCTGTTTAAATCCAAGACTTTCTGTATTTGATCTGATTGCAGAGCCATTAACTAATATGGATGAATACAGAAAAGACAGAAAGAAGTTAGATGCCAGAGTAAGAGAGCTGATGGATGTAGTAGGACTTTCCAGAAGGTTAATTAACGCTTATCCCCATGAGTTAGACGGAGGAAGAAGACAGCGTGTGGGAATCGCCAGGGCTCTGTCTGTAAATCCGGAATTTATTGTGCTGGACGAGCCGGTGTCTGCTTTGGACGTATGTATTCAGGCTCAGATTATTAACCTTTTAAAACGTCTTCAGCAGGATTTAGGCCTGACATATTTATTTATTTCCCACGATTTAAGCGTAGTAAAGCATATCAGCAACAGAATCGGCGTTATGTATTTGGGAAAAATTGTGGAGCTTAGCGATTATAAATCTATTTTTGATAATCCTTTACATCCATATACAAAAGCTCTTTTATCTGCCATTCCTATTCCTAAGGTGGGAGTGGACAGAGAGCAGATTATTTTAAAGGGAGATGTTCCCAGCCCTGTAAATCTTCCGGGAGGCTGCCGTTTTGCAGGCCGCTGCCCTTACGCTACAGAGCTTTGCAAAAAGGAAGATCCTGAATTAATCAACACAGGGGACGACCATTTTGTAGCCTGCCACTTAGCGGGAAAAGTTTAA
- a CDS encoding ABC transporter ATP-binding protein, translating to MDKEKVLDVNENLLDIKDLSVTYKTEDGVVYAVNNLNLSIGHKETLGFVGETGAGKTTTAMTIMGLLPIPPGKVTSGEILFDGRDMLKISDRERRGILGEEISMIFQDPMTSLNPSMKVGDQIVEMIRLHKSIGKKEAFEEACGLLEMVGIRRERANDYPHQFSGGMKQRVVIAIALACRPKMIIADEPTTALDVTIQAQVMNLIKELKEKLGTSMILITHDLGIVAEICDKVAIMYAGQVVEYAQVEKIYNNPCHPYTKGLFNSIPKLDTEEEWLEEIHGLPPEPTEKIEGCSFNPRCPNCMEICKHKKPDITCVDGEHYTRCFLYEKQEEGKKDE from the coding sequence ATGGATAAGGAAAAAGTATTGGACGTAAATGAAAATTTATTGGACATTAAGGATTTAAGCGTCACATATAAAACAGAGGACGGCGTTGTATATGCTGTCAACAACTTAAATTTAAGTATTGGACACAAAGAAACTCTTGGATTTGTAGGGGAGACAGGGGCAGGAAAAACAACTACAGCCATGACCATTATGGGGCTGCTTCCCATACCTCCAGGAAAAGTAACTTCCGGGGAGATTTTGTTTGACGGAAGGGACATGCTGAAAATCAGCGACAGGGAGAGAAGAGGAATTTTAGGAGAGGAAATATCTATGATTTTCCAGGACCCTATGACCTCCTTAAACCCATCTATGAAGGTGGGAGATCAGATTGTGGAAATGATTCGCCTTCATAAAAGTATCGGAAAAAAGGAAGCCTTTGAAGAGGCCTGCGGTTTACTGGAAATGGTAGGTATCAGAAGAGAAAGAGCCAATGATTATCCTCACCAGTTTTCAGGGGGAATGAAGCAGAGAGTAGTAATCGCTATCGCCCTGGCCTGTCGTCCTAAAATGATTATTGCAGACGAGCCTACAACAGCCTTAGACGTAACGATTCAGGCTCAGGTTATGAATCTGATTAAGGAATTAAAGGAAAAACTGGGCACTTCCATGATCCTTATTACTCACGATTTAGGAATTGTGGCAGAAATATGCGACAAGGTGGCCATTATGTACGCAGGACAGGTGGTAGAGTACGCTCAGGTAGAAAAGATTTACAATAATCCATGCCACCCATATACAAAAGGACTTTTTAACTCTATTCCAAAGCTGGACACAGAGGAAGAGTGGCTGGAGGAAATTCACGGTCTGCCGCCGGAGCCTACAGAGAAAATTGAGGGCTGTTCCTTTAACCCAAGATGTCCTAATTGTATGGAGATTTGCAAGCACAAAAAACCGGATATCACATGTGTAGACGGGGAGCATTACACCAGATGCTTTTTATATGAAAAGCAGGAGGAGGGAAAGAAAGATGAGTAA
- a CDS encoding 2-keto-3-deoxygluconate permease, which produces MKIVDTIRKFPAGMQVIPLLMACTINTFAPEALQIGGFTSGLFSNAGAATAVGMFMFCSGATIDMKQAGEPFAKGFVMLAAKYIIGTLLGILLGKAFGPAGILGITPVAVIGATTNSNGVMYGTLAKKFGVPNDVGAIAPLALNDGPFLTMIALGASGMADIPVKSLVAALVPLFLGMLFANLDEKIRDMCSNAAPFLIPFNGWTLGAGMTWDAVLKAGVPGIILGLVTLISTGIGTYFIFNWVFRRKKRPLATGVAVGNTAGNAIPTPKFVAEADPSLESIVPAATAQIATSCVVTAILCPVLTTWVDKMITKKYGELDRSSFGDSPEW; this is translated from the coding sequence ATGAAAATTGTAGATACAATTAGAAAGTTTCCTGCAGGTATGCAGGTAATTCCCTTATTAATGGCGTGTACGATTAATACCTTTGCCCCTGAGGCGCTGCAGATTGGAGGCTTTACATCCGGATTATTTTCTAATGCAGGGGCGGCTACAGCAGTGGGAATGTTTATGTTTTGCTCAGGAGCCACTATTGATATGAAGCAGGCGGGAGAGCCTTTTGCCAAGGGTTTTGTTATGCTGGCCGCCAAGTACATTATCGGAACACTTTTGGGAATTTTGCTGGGAAAGGCATTTGGCCCTGCAGGGATTCTGGGGATTACGCCTGTGGCTGTTATTGGAGCAACTACAAACTCTAACGGCGTTATGTACGGCACCCTGGCAAAGAAATTCGGCGTGCCTAATGACGTAGGCGCCATTGCTCCCCTGGCATTAAATGACGGACCGTTTTTAACAATGATTGCTTTAGGCGCTTCCGGCATGGCTGATATTCCTGTAAAATCTTTGGTGGCAGCTTTGGTGCCTTTGTTTTTAGGAATGCTGTTTGCCAATTTAGATGAAAAAATCCGGGATATGTGTTCTAACGCAGCTCCGTTTTTAATCCCCTTCAACGGATGGACTTTAGGAGCAGGCATGACATGGGACGCTGTATTAAAGGCGGGAGTCCCAGGAATTATTTTAGGACTTGTTACTTTAATCTCTACAGGCATCGGTACATATTTTATTTTCAACTGGGTATTTAGAAGAAAGAAACGCCCATTGGCTACTGGCGTAGCCGTTGGAAATACAGCGGGGAATGCAATCCCCACCCCTAAGTTTGTGGCGGAGGCAGATCCTTCACTGGAAAGCATTGTGCCGGCTGCCACCGCTCAGATTGCCACATCCTGCGTTGTGACAGCAATTCTTTGTCCTGTGCTCACTACCTGGGTAGACAAAATGATTACGAAAAAATATGGGGAATTAGACAGAAGCAGTTTTGGGGACTCGCCGGAATGGTAA
- a CDS encoding GntR family transcriptional regulator, producing MRKVEKKTAYHLQVYDILKQQILSGDLAPGEKINEYKISHEIGVSRSPVREAIRILEQDELLVSTVSGLIVNPLDPVTLKNIYQCRIAMESYAAGLAAANIGEKQLAVLEKSVEESRAYHKACQYDQVLKANSVFHTTIYAQCGNSSLMKMIEKYSALVDLTKTQIFSTYKRGEEPYLTEHEEIIKALSQHDAELCEKLMRRHIEGDFEIHLKLLENETI from the coding sequence ATGAGAAAAGTTGAGAAGAAAACCGCTTACCATTTGCAGGTGTACGATATATTAAAACAGCAGATTCTTTCAGGGGATTTAGCCCCCGGAGAAAAGATTAATGAGTATAAAATATCTCATGAAATCGGAGTCAGCCGCAGTCCGGTCCGGGAAGCCATCCGCATTTTAGAGCAGGACGAGCTTTTAGTTTCTACTGTATCCGGGCTTATTGTAAATCCTCTGGACCCTGTTACATTAAAGAATATTTACCAGTGCCGCATTGCCATGGAGTCTTATGCGGCAGGTCTGGCGGCTGCCAATATTGGAGAAAAGCAGCTGGCCGTATTAGAAAAAAGCGTGGAGGAAAGCCGGGCCTATCACAAGGCCTGCCAGTATGACCAGGTTTTAAAGGCTAATTCTGTATTTCACACCACCATCTACGCCCAGTGCGGTAATTCTTCTCTTATGAAAATGATTGAAAAGTACAGCGCCTTAGTAGACTTAACTAAAACTCAGATTTTCTCCACGTATAAGCGGGGGGAGGAGCCTTACTTAACAGAGCATGAGGAGATTATTAAAGCTTTGTCTCAGCACGATGCAGAGCTTTGCGAAAAGCTTATGCGCCGTCACATTGAAGGTGATTTTGAAATTCACCTGAAGCTTCTGGAAAATGAAACTATATAA
- the nikC gene encoding nickel transporter permease, with the protein MEEKKSRSQLLTVLKALSQNKMAILGLIILIILLFTGIFAHVIAPYDYAKQDLANAFQHPSAQHLFGTDEFGRDIFSRIVYGARMSLLVGFVSVGIAVIIGGALGAVAGYYGKRVDNLIMRIMDVLLAIPQTLLAIAIVAALGTGLVNLMIAVGISSVPTYARIVRASVLTIREEEYIEAAKASGTRNSKIIIKHILPNCVAPVIVQVTLGIAGAILTAAGMSFIGLGIQPPNPEWGNMLSTGRDYIRGYAYMTMFPGLAIVITVLSLNLLGDGLRDALDPKLRN; encoded by the coding sequence ATGGAAGAAAAAAAATCCAGAAGTCAGCTTCTGACAGTCTTAAAAGCGCTGAGCCAGAATAAAATGGCGATTTTAGGATTGATTATTCTGATTATTCTTTTATTCACAGGCATTTTTGCTCATGTGATCGCACCTTACGATTATGCAAAGCAGGACCTGGCTAATGCGTTCCAGCATCCCAGCGCCCAGCACCTGTTTGGAACAGACGAATTTGGCCGTGACATTTTCAGCCGTATTGTGTACGGGGCCAGAATGTCTCTGCTGGTAGGTTTTGTATCTGTAGGTATCGCCGTAATTATCGGAGGAGCCTTAGGCGCAGTGGCAGGATATTATGGAAAGCGTGTAGATAACCTGATTATGCGTATTATGGACGTGCTTTTAGCTATACCTCAGACCCTTCTGGCTATTGCCATTGTAGCGGCTCTGGGAACAGGTCTTGTAAACCTGATGATAGCTGTAGGTATTTCATCAGTGCCTACTTATGCCCGTATTGTACGAGCTTCTGTATTAACAATCAGGGAGGAAGAGTATATTGAGGCCGCCAAGGCTTCCGGTACCAGAAACTCCAAAATTATTATCAAACATATCCTTCCAAACTGTGTGGCGCCTGTTATTGTACAGGTTACCTTAGGTATTGCAGGAGCGATTCTTACAGCTGCCGGCATGAGCTTTATTGGACTTGGTATTCAGCCGCCTAACCCGGAATGGGGAAATATGCTTTCTACAGGCCGTGATTATATTCGAGGATATGCTTATATGACCATGTTCCCAGGTCTTGCCATTGTAATTACCGTGCTTTCTCTGAATCTTTTGGGAGATGGATTAAGAGATGCCCTTGACCCGAAACTGAGAAATTAA
- a CDS encoding ABC transporter substrate-binding protein, with translation MRKVKKVLGLALALTVAVSMLAGCGGSSSEAPEEKDTLTVAITGDPPTLDPHASSTSSSVNNLNPVYETLVRYDDNGEIQPLLATEWKQIDDLNWEFKLRDDVYFHNGEKMTANDVLYSFKRATGPDGAKVSYIMSAIDAENSKVVDDNTIIIATHEPFSPLVGYLPYIGAVIVSEKEFTENPEQAALNPVGTGPFKFVSWAKNDRCVYERNEEYWGTKPAYKNLIIRTIVEANSRVIELESGNIDIAFDIPANDVERLDSNKDTAIVKRPSTTVEYLAMNVTKEPLGDVRVRQAIDYALDENAILTAVWRGNAQYSPTTVTPSMKYYDDSDTDCRYDVEKAKALLAEAGVSDLKLTLTCAENTNRLNAATIIQNMLAEVGITVEIQSYESGTFYDMVDAGETELFIVGFGAVGFPEPDNNIYGPYHSKQIPTNNMGFYSDPDLDAMLDAQRATSDGPEREQIIKDIQKYLRENVPVIPIANTQQVLGIRSNVKGFVPTPAASHFFDKVYFDNGTDQ, from the coding sequence ATGAGAAAAGTGAAAAAAGTTCTGGGCCTTGCCCTGGCGCTTACCGTAGCAGTTTCCATGCTGGCAGGCTGCGGCGGTTCCTCTTCCGAAGCACCGGAAGAAAAAGACACCTTAACAGTAGCGATTACAGGAGATCCGCCTACATTAGATCCTCACGCATCTTCCACATCCAGCAGCGTGAATAACTTAAACCCTGTTTATGAAACACTGGTTAGGTATGACGACAATGGAGAAATTCAGCCTCTTCTGGCTACAGAGTGGAAGCAGATTGATGATTTAAACTGGGAATTTAAGTTGAGAGACGACGTATATTTCCACAATGGAGAGAAGATGACAGCTAACGACGTTCTGTACAGCTTTAAGAGAGCTACAGGACCAGACGGAGCTAAGGTTTCCTACATTATGTCAGCCATTGACGCTGAAAACAGTAAGGTAGTTGACGATAATACAATTATTATTGCAACTCACGAGCCATTTTCTCCTTTAGTAGGATATTTGCCATACATCGGAGCTGTAATTGTAAGTGAAAAAGAGTTTACAGAAAACCCAGAGCAGGCAGCCTTAAATCCAGTAGGAACAGGTCCATTTAAATTTGTTTCCTGGGCTAAAAACGACCGCTGTGTATATGAGAGAAACGAAGAATACTGGGGCACTAAGCCGGCGTATAAAAACCTGATTATCCGTACAATCGTGGAAGCTAACAGCCGTGTAATTGAGCTGGAATCCGGAAATATAGATATTGCATTTGATATTCCTGCAAATGATGTAGAAAGATTAGACAGCAACAAGGATACTGCTATTGTAAAACGTCCAAGCACAACTGTTGAGTACCTGGCTATGAACGTGACAAAAGAGCCTTTAGGAGATGTAAGAGTAAGACAGGCTATTGATTATGCATTAGATGAAAATGCGATTCTGACAGCAGTTTGGAGAGGAAACGCTCAGTATTCCCCAACTACAGTAACTCCTAGCATGAAATATTATGATGACAGCGACACAGATTGCAGATATGACGTAGAAAAGGCAAAAGCTCTTTTAGCAGAAGCAGGAGTTTCTGACTTAAAACTGACTTTAACATGTGCAGAGAACACAAACAGACTGAACGCAGCAACGATTATCCAGAACATGCTGGCAGAGGTTGGCATTACAGTAGAGATTCAGAGCTACGAGTCAGGAACCTTCTATGACATGGTAGACGCAGGAGAGACAGAGCTGTTTATTGTAGGCTTTGGAGCAGTAGGCTTCCCAGAGCCAGACAACAACATTTACGGACCATATCACTCCAAACAGATTCCTACTAACAACATGGGATTCTACAGTGACCCAGATCTGGACGCAATGTTAGACGCTCAGAGAGCAACCAGCGACGGACCTGAAAGAGAGCAGATTATTAAAGACATTCAGAAATATCTGCGCGAAAACGTGCCGGTAATCCCGATTGCCAATACACAGCAGGTACTGGGAATCAGAAGCAATGTAAAAGGCTTCGTACCTACTCCAGCTGCCAGCCATTTCTTTGACAAAGTATATTTTGACAACGGCACAGACCAGTAA
- a CDS encoding aspartate/glutamate racemase family protein — translation MKILIINPNISQDVTALIEKEAKRTADRDTEIIMETAPFGVEYIETRMEAVIAGYACSCVAAERYGQYDGVVIAAFGDPGLTGVKELLNVPVVGMTEAALASACLLGQRFSIIAISDRIAPWYRETVERSHLSTRLASIRSLKDPLKNVGTVQEDYTDRLLEMCKEAVQKDGADVIILAGAPLAGLARSLEGKISVPVVDGVSSAVKHCESLVKLGPGIAAEGSFAKPPVKPNKGLPEKLAAILNRTC, via the coding sequence ATGAAAATATTAATTATAAATCCTAACATCTCTCAGGATGTTACAGCTTTAATAGAAAAGGAAGCAAAAAGAACAGCAGACAGAGACACAGAAATTATTATGGAGACAGCGCCTTTTGGGGTGGAATATATTGAAACCAGAATGGAAGCTGTAATTGCAGGCTATGCTTGCTCCTGCGTGGCAGCGGAGCGTTACGGGCAATATGACGGAGTGGTGATCGCCGCCTTTGGAGATCCTGGGCTGACTGGGGTAAAAGAGCTTTTAAATGTGCCGGTGGTGGGAATGACAGAGGCAGCCCTGGCCTCCGCATGTTTGCTGGGACAAAGATTTTCCATTATTGCCATATCTGACCGAATTGCTCCCTGGTACAGGGAGACAGTGGAGAGAAGCCATTTAAGCACCAGGCTTGCCAGTATACGATCCTTAAAAGATCCTTTAAAAAATGTGGGAACCGTGCAGGAGGATTATACAGACCGATTATTGGAAATGTGTAAGGAGGCAGTGCAGAAGGACGGGGCGGATGTGATTATATTGGCAGGTGCGCCTTTGGCGGGACTGGCCAGAAGCCTGGAAGGAAAAATTTCCGTACCAGTGGTGGACGGAGTGTCCAGCGCAGTAAAGCACTGTGAGTCTTTAGTCAAATTAGGGCCGGGGATTGCCGCAGAGGGAAGCTTTGCAAAGCCTCCTGTAAAGCCTAATAAAGGGCTGCCAGAAAAACTGGCCGCTATACTAAACAGGACCTGCTGA
- a CDS encoding chlorohydrolase family protein, whose product MITKLKGAYVIGFDGADHQIIVDGEVVYENDTIIYVGKHYEGHVDVTEDAGNSVIMPGFIDLNALGDIDHDILHTEVYKETRNSLNPSEEYFEKGTHELMTPEEEAFKSLFAYTQLIMNGVTTAMPITSTYYKKWADTYEEEEAGVHHAGKLGLRLYTSPSYQCGLNVVRPDGTMTVRYLEEEGEKGLERAVKFIRKFDGAYDGLIKGALLPERIETQTEKNLIQTRKYADELGCPIKLHAAQGGFEYRFIKEKTGMSPLEYLDSINFLDRHVGIPHCYIVKGTRWVEDEGDDLAILQRTGTTAIYCPIIIGRSGHYPQSFAGYRRRNINVAIGTDTFPPDFFQNIRTASMFSQMAEDAVEGSTFADVYSAVTLGGSKYLGRDDLGRLCKGAKADMIAVDLDSFHMGAVDDPIRTIFMCGSGQDVKMSVINGRTVMKDRKIEGVDLEELKAKGQKYYNKMKMGYMERDYKHLPENEIFRPSFKIAGGTKNV is encoded by the coding sequence ATGATTACAAAATTAAAGGGAGCCTATGTAATTGGTTTTGACGGCGCGGACCACCAAATTATTGTGGACGGCGAAGTTGTATATGAAAACGATACAATTATTTATGTAGGTAAGCATTATGAAGGCCATGTGGATGTAACAGAGGATGCAGGCAACAGCGTGATTATGCCGGGATTTATTGATTTAAACGCTTTGGGGGACATTGATCACGATATTCTCCACACAGAGGTGTACAAGGAAACCAGAAACAGCTTAAACCCTTCAGAAGAATATTTTGAAAAGGGCACGCATGAATTAATGACTCCTGAGGAGGAGGCATTTAAATCCTTATTTGCTTATACACAGCTGATTATGAACGGCGTCACTACAGCTATGCCTATTACATCTACTTATTATAAAAAATGGGCGGATACTTATGAGGAGGAAGAGGCGGGAGTACATCACGCGGGAAAATTAGGACTTCGCCTTTACACCTCCCCCAGCTACCAGTGCGGTTTAAATGTAGTTCGTCCCGACGGCACCATGACGGTTCGCTATCTGGAAGAAGAGGGAGAAAAAGGGCTGGAAAGAGCAGTAAAATTTATCCGTAAATTTGACGGGGCGTATGACGGGCTGATTAAAGGGGCTTTGCTTCCTGAAAGAATTGAAACTCAGACAGAAAAAAATCTGATTCAGACCAGAAAATATGCGGATGAACTAGGCTGCCCTATTAAGCTTCACGCGGCTCAGGGAGGATTTGAGTACAGATTTATTAAGGAAAAAACAGGCATGAGCCCGTTAGAGTACTTAGACAGCATTAATTTTCTGGACCGCCATGTAGGAATTCCTCACTGTTATATTGTAAAAGGCACCAGGTGGGTAGAGGATGAGGGGGACGATCTGGCTATTTTGCAGAGGACAGGGACCACGGCCATTTACTGCCCGATTATTATTGGAAGAAGCGGCCATTACCCTCAGTCCTTTGCCGGCTACAGAAGGAGAAACATTAATGTGGCCATAGGTACAGATACATTTCCGCCAGACTTTTTCCAGAATATTAGAACGGCTTCTATGTTTTCCCAGATGGCTGAGGACGCAGTGGAGGGCTCCACATTTGCGGACGTATACAGCGCAGTCACTTTAGGCGGTTCAAAATACCTGGGAAGAGACGATTTAGGACGTTTGTGCAAAGGCGCCAAGGCAGACATGATTGCAGTGGATTTAGACAGCTTCCACATGGGAGCAGTTGACGACCCTATTCGTACAATTTTCATGTGCGGTTCAGGACAAGATGTAAAAATGTCTGTGATTAACGGCCGCACTGTTATGAAGGACAGAAAAATAGAGGGCGTGGATTTGGAAGAGCTGAAGGCAAAAGGGCAGAAGTACTACAACAAAATGAAAATGGGTTACATGGAAAGAGATTATAAACATCTGCCGGAAAATGAAATCTTCCGTCCATCCTTTAAAATAGCAGGAGGAACAAAAAATGTATGA